ATTCTCAACAGCAACCGCTTGATGGACATGCAGGACCTTTGCTCAACGAGACTCAAGAGCAACCTCTCGACGGCCTGGAGGGTTTATTGGGGCAAGACCAAACAGAACCCCATCAGATCTACACTCTCGGCTTGCCGATGGATCTCGACGGTATTCCTTGGCCATGGCTTCATGAAACCTCGTTCCTCCAAGATGACCCCGGGCTTGGAGACTTTGGAACCGTGGCAACGCATGATTATTCCGCCATGCTTCCAGCACCCGAGAGCCATGACCTCTGTGGAGACTTCAGAGAGAATGACACGGTGCCTGACGGTCAAAGTCACGTAGCAGCGTCATCATCGCATCCCGTTCTCGAAGATGCCCGTCCACTGGAGGCAGCTGAGGTTGATAAACTCGTACACCTTGCGTCTCAGCCCGCCAGCGGACCTGGCGCCAATGCTGGTGGTGAAGATTGCTTTTGGGATCATGTGTTGTTCGTCGCAACTTTCATACGTGGCATAGCAACAAGTGCAGAGCAACCTCTCTCAGCCGGCGACGTGTTCCGTGAACATCTCCAGGCCTACTCTACCAATTTCAATCGTCTGTGGCCAATGTTCGTCGACAGCGACATTCAGGCCGGTCGACTGCACCCAATTCTCTACCTGGTCCAGTTGTCCATCGGTTGCATGTATGGGTCGCCATCTGCGAAGCACTTCGGGACTCTTCTGCACAAAAGTTTGCGCCAACTACTAACGAGCTTCTTGGCTGTCGAAAGTTTTGACGGTGATATCATATGGCTCGCTCATGCTCGGCTACTAACTCAAGTTCACGGTCTATACTTTGGCCAGCCACAAGGCTTCTCTTACGCGCAGGTACGCAGCTTATCGAGTGAGATGACTATAACGCCTCTAACACTCATCCCTGCAGCATCTAGGTGCCGTCCTTGTCGCTCAAGCAAAACGCCTGGGCCTTTTTCAGCCCACCCGGCAGCCTGGCGCGGACTTGCATGGGGACTATTCGGGATGGAAGTATGCTGAAACCCGCAAAAGGCTGGCTCTCGGTGTCTTCCGAGCCGATGTCTTTACAAGTGTGCTGCTGAACACAGCGCCTTTGCTGTCTTTTGAAGAAGTATCAGTCACTCTACCGTGCTCGGATGATCTGTGGCACAACAAGCATGGACTACTCGCAGAAGCTTTGAGCGTCATGATCAATGCAGAGGCCCGCCAGCGCCTTGCTTATGGTCTGTCGGACTTAAGCAGGATCCTACTCGATCAGTCTGAGAAGATGCCTGAACTCGATGTTAGCGGTTACGAGCTGGCACCTTTCACTCTCCAGTCACCGATTTGGAAATTCTCTCATGATCCGGCACTCTTTCCTCGGCTCACTGGCAGACACTGGAAGCCCGTATCTCATGCTTTTGGAGTAGCTTCGCAAGCGCAAGTTACGGCGCCGCTCGACGGCCTTTTCTCAACCACAGTATACCGCCGGTCGAGTTACACTGATGCCCTACCCGACACCCCACATGACGCGCTGGGACCTATCCACCGGCACATGCACGACCTTGTCAACGATCGAGCTCGTATAAAGCATGCGTTAGACGCCTGGCATTGCAGCTTTACTGCTGCCCGTCAGATGCCTGCTTCCATGGATGATCGAGATACATTAATGAGCAGCTTACTGCTTTGGCACACATTGAACATACAATTGGACGCGCCTTTGAAGCAACTGCATGACATCACTTATCGAGCTGCAGCGCAGCGAGCGGTCGACAAAAGCACTGTTCAGCTTGTCCGTGACTGGATACCGACAGAGAGTGCCATGATCGCCGTGAAAGCAGCCTGCGTGATCTGCGAAATCATTGACAGCGAGCTTACGCGGTCTCCGGGTCAACGTGCTTGCTTCAATTTCCTAGCATTCAGCAGCCTTCATCATGCCGCGGTGATCCTCTGGACTACGACGCAGAGCGCGGAGTTTGGGTCGTTTGGGACAGTCGAGGACATCAATCATTCCAGCCTCAGACGAAGGTCGTGGCACGGGACACCTCTGCTCTGCTGCAGGCGTGCGCGCGGCTTTTCCGTGGCCTCAGTCCGCTCGGTGGTGAGTCATTTGGGCTTGCCGCAGAACGCTTGATGGACTGTCCATTCCCAACTGCATGACAGCTTTCCGTGAGCAGTTGAGAACGCAGCAACAGTATTCGAGAGCAACAGCAATCGAGGTGCGGCCTTCTTCACCAGCTCACCTAATCTTCACAACGCATTAATGACTCTTGGCTTTTGCTCACTTCTCAATACGCTTGGCAATATGTACAGGAAACTACATGCAAGAGAGCAGGACTACACGCTGGGATCTTCAAATTCCCTACGCGGGAATCTGCTTCGCTTCTCTGAAACGGTCAAAAGCGCCCACAATTGACTTATACGAATTCCTATAGCCGGTAAATCCGTACTCTCGCGCTTTGTTGAACGCAATGGTAGCACTCCAAGCCCTGTGGAACACCCAGTCCTGGTACTGCCAAGTTCCAGCGTCCCAGGTAGCCTTTGCCTCGGGCCTCCCGAGTCTGTCGCACAAGCCGTCCCACACAGGGCGCTTGTCTGCCGCCCACTCTGCGAGGCTGAACTCCTGTTGGACCGAACCTTCCTGTGGAATGGGCTTCTGGAACTTAGGATTAGAAGACGCCGTGGCGCCTAGGTAGCTGGCAATGCGAGGCCACATATATCGCCACTGGAAGTAGTCCCCATTCACGACATTGAAGGCTTCATTGGCGCATTTGGGGTTGGTGGAAGCCCAGACGCTGAAATGGGCGATGAGTCCTGAGTCGCTACAGTCATCCGCGCCGTTCCTGTAAATCTGATTCGTGGGCATTGGTGCCTCGCGTCCAAGCTCCCGGCAAACGAGGAAGTAAAGGGCATATGTGAGCGCGGAGTTCATGCCATTAGGCTTGCCCGTATGCCCAATGATTGCCTCCGGCCGGATAACATTCCAGCTCCAATTCTGACCGGCCTGCTTCGCTGCTAGGAAGTCCTCTTGGGAATAATAGAAATTGTCTTCCGTCCGACCAATGCGTGGATCCTCTTCCCTAGCTGGAGATGCGACGGCCTGGAGGTGCACATTATAGTACTTTCCACCAGTCTGCAGTGTACAGTTCTCCAGCTTGGGCGCGACTTGCAGGAGCGCTGCGAGGAAATTTTCGAATAAGGCTTGGTTTGCAGTGTTGAGCTCTGCGAAGTCGTCCTTGTGCACATACGATGAGAAGTAGGCATGGGTGACGGCGGCGCATGAATCCTTCATGAGATCTGCGAGAGACTTGGGCTCTTTGGTGAAGTCCAGGGCCACGAACTTGATTCTAGGATCCGAGACCGTCGTCTGGAATCGTGATCGCGAAGTTACGACAATCTGGCTCCATTCCTCTGCAGTTGTCTGCGTCGCCAGGTATTCGATGATTGCTGAGCCCGTGATACCGTTTCCGCCGGTGATCAACGCAACTTTGGCCATGATGTCGTGCAAATCAACGCAACGCTGATGTGCTGTGGATGCAAGGTTATGGGAGATTTGTTCAACGACTTGGGCACCCCTGCGTCCTTTTACCACATGATGCGCCAAACTACATACCTTCCCGTGCACGATGGCGTTGCCTGAGATGGTGGCACACCCGCAATGCGGAGAAGTAGGAGTGCGGGTATGGTGGTATCGCAGCCTTCAGAGCCTCCCATGGGGTGGCGTCATCGGAAGCTCAGAGGTACGCGGAGATACTGACGATGAGCTGTACACAGGTACCGTCCGCTAATTGCTGGAGGGAAAACCATGGCATTGAAGTCCTGATCTATTTGCACTACCGAGGCACTTTGGCCAGCACCTGGTCCAAGGCTCGCTGTAGCAAAGTCTTGGCTTCAGCAGACGAAGTAGGGTATCTCCAAGCCACAAAGTGGTCTGGTCGAACTAAGACGACACCCTCTTCCTCGACAGTCCGCACACGCTCTCAATCTCTGTAGCAGTCCATGTAGTCGCACCGGAATCCTATACTATGCGCAACAATCGGAGGGTTACCGGCTTGTCCACTCAGCTGAGTCGCTGCATTGATCCAACGTTCTCCACCGCGGCCAGTGAACAGAGCAAACTGTCCGCGGCCGCAGAGATCCAGGATAGAAACCCTCGGGCTCTGTCCGCTTGCGCAAACCCAGACGTGCGGCAGATGATATCCTGGATACGTCGATATGATCACTTCTTTGAGGCGATTCATGCCTGTCTCGTCAGGAGGCTGATCATCTTCATTAACCGCGGTTGCTGAGGACCCAAGATAAACCTGATTCATCTGGATACCGAGAGCTTGGAGCTCATCGTCTGTACTCTCGAAAGCTTTCGAAAGCTCTTTCCGTGCCCTCGTGCCTTCGACATCGTTCCTCTCCAGCTTGAGCATGGCTTGTTGCCGAGCATCCGCAGTCAGTCCTAGCACGGCCCAAAGGTTTCGATGCGCCTCCATTCCCTCATTGGCTCGACGCACAACGCCGTCGCCTACCGGCTTCCGCTCTGTAGTTAATGTGGCCAGCAACGATGGTGCGGCATACCGCTTCAGCACATAGGCAAGTTTCCATGCCAGGTTGAAAGCGTCAGATATACAGGTGTTGCTTCCCAATCCGTTGATAGGTGGATGCCGGTGCACAGCATCTCCAATGCAAAGGACACGATCCTTCTGCCAGGTGTTGGCAACGAGGTCATTGATAGTCCACCGAAAGCTGGAAAGAATCTTGATGGGTACTGTGTTGTTCCCGATCATCTGGTGCAACCGGCGCAGGATTTGTTCCGGCGAGGGATCGAAGGACTTGCCATCTTTGGTGGATGGATGCATCGACACAACCCACTCAGTCCAAGGACGAACCATTCGGAAGTTCCCTGCTGCGGACCAGTCGGGTGCGTCTGTATTGAGCACCCAGTTGAGACTACCTGGCCGATTGACCATATACTTGGACGGGTCGGCTTCAATGTGGACGTTGAAAGCGTCGTTGATGGTTCTTCCGGTACAAGGTATGTTCACGGCCTCTATCACAGGGCTACGGGCTCCGTCCGCGCCAACAAGATACTGACAATTGACCTGATAGCGTCGGTCGTCGTTTCTGTCCTTCAATGTAACGGACACTCCCTCGGCGTTCTGCTCCAGAGAGACAAATTCATGACCAAACCGTACCTCCGCACCCGCTTTTACAGCTTCGTCCACCAAGATTGGCTCCATATAGCTCTGCGGAAGATCGAACATTTGGCAAGGGCTTGCAGTATCATAGCGACCCCTTTCTGTTGGCTTGTTGCCCCACGACAACATCCGACCGTACTCCCCGCCGGACAGAGTGTTGGACCAGGAGGTGTGCTCCATGTGGCGAGAGGGACTCGCTACTCCTTTCATGCGAGACTCGAGCCCGGCGTCTCTCAATACCTCCATGGCCCGCTGGTTGAAGATGTGTGCTCGTGGTGTATTTGCGGCGCCGCGGTGTCGGGATACGAAGATGGTCTTGATACCTAGTTGTCCCAGCAGGAGAGCCAGCGTTGCTCCTGCTGGGCCGGCGCCGATGATCAGGATCGGTATTTGCTCCATTCTTCTTGTTGAGGGTTGTGATATGCTGGAGCTTTTCCGATGTTGTGCTCTCGGAGCTAATCTATGCTGGGCTTTCAGAAAAGGTCAACACAATTACTGGTCTGAAGTACGCCATGATCTTTGGGCACGGATCGCTCTGCAAGAGGTTACATGAATAATCAGCACTAGTCTTTGGTCAGATCGCAAGACAGCCGAACTCATGCTCCGCGGTGTTACCAGCGACAAGGTGTGCGTTGGTCAACGCTAAACGGATGTACCACCTTAGCCGATTAGCACCATGCGATTGCTGATGTGCCGCAGATCTGGGGTCGCACTGGGACGACCCGTGAAGCGTCGATGAGCATCACGCCTGGAGCATATGGCAGCCGTTGTTGCCACAGCTGCTACTTTCTACAGGCAAGAGCACTTTGGTGTAAAAAGCCTTCCACCGAAGATCCAACATTCTGTCGTTCAACAGCATGGACGGGGCGCTTTTCCAGAGAGGTGCGATCAGCCTCAAATTGCTTGGGATTCTGGCCCTGTTGTACATCGTGCAGATTGTAAGATCATCCCACAGAGTCTAAGCACATTGCCGCTAACAATATCAGTTCGTGTACGCCTTTCTGATATCTCCAGTGCGGCATATACCTGGACCATGGTGGGCCCGAGTCTCGAAAACACCATTGCTGTATGCCACCTACTAGCGACGAAGGAGCAGCTATGCAAGCGCCCTCTTGGCGACGTATGGACACGTCGTGGTCATTGCTCCCAACCAGGTCCACACCAACGATGAAGAGGCCATGAAAATCATCTACAACCGGAAGTCTCTGAAGACCCCGTTCTACGCAAGCATGGGTTCCTGGAAGGGCGTAACCTCAACGCTAGGTTTCGTCGACTATGCCAGCGCTGCTCCGACACGCAACAATCTGATCCAATGTTTCCAGAACAAGAATCTGGCAACTTTAGTCGAAAACATCTCCTCGCACATTTCGGAATTTTGCGAGCTGTTGCGCCGGACGACGAAGGGCAATGGGGATGTCGACGGTGTTGTCATTTTTCGCCTCCTCGCGCTCGATATCGTCACAGACGTCCTCTGGGGAGAGCAGAAGACGTTACTCTCCAGCCTGTCTGACACCACACCTGAATTTCTGCGACGCTTCCATGCCTTCAGCTCGTACAACGCAATGAAGAGTTTCTTCCCGGGCTTTGACACCTACGTACGCTACTTTGGGACTCCCAAATGGCGCCAACTACGCCAGGACTGCAGTGACATGGACCTGACGGCGAAAGATGCGCTCAGCAGATGGCATTCTGAGGGTGGACATCGAGACAAAGACGTCTTGGGGATGCTGTTATCGATGCATGAAGCCGTCGACGAGCGAAAGAGGGTTCCCAAGGATCACATACCCGCATACATGGTGGAGATGATGGCAGCCGGAAGCTCGACAACTTCGCACACAGCAACATTCACTTGTCATCAGCTGGCGTACCATCCGGAGATTCAATACAAGCTTCGAAAGGAGTTGAAGACTGCCTTTCCAGACAGTGCCAACATTGACGAGAAGGAGATGATGGACTTGCCTATGTTGGATGCTGTACTTCGTGAGACGATGCGATCGATGCCGATGATTCCTGGTCTGTCGCTCCCAGCTAACCATCGCACATGTCTGCTAACATTTGTTCAGGTCCACTAGAACGACTTTTAGGCGAGGCAGTGACAGTAGACAGACTTCAGGTATGGACGGAAACTTCCTCTCACATGATCGCCCAGCTAAACCACCATCGTAGATTCCTAGTGGAGTCATAGCATCTACTGCAGCCTACGATCAGTGCCGATTACCTTCTGTCTTTCC
Above is a window of Fulvia fulva chromosome 6, complete sequence DNA encoding:
- a CDS encoding Cholesterol side-chain cleavage enzyme, mitochondrial — encoded protein: MKIIYNRKSLKTPFYASMGSWKGVTSTLGFVDYASAAPTRNNLIQCFQNKNLATLVENISSHISEFCELLRRTTKGNGDVDGVVIFRLLALDIVTDVLWGEQKTLLSSLSDTTPEFLRRFHAFSSYNAMKSFFPGFDTYVRYFGTPKWRQLRQDCSDMDLTAKDALSRWHSEGGHRDKDVLGMLLSMHEAVDERKRVPKDHIPAYMVEMMAAGSSTTSHTATFTCHQLAYHPEIQYKLRKELKTAFPDSANIDEKEMMDLPMLDAVLRETMRSMPMIPGPLERLLGEAVTVDRLQIPSGVIASTAAYDQCRLPSVFPDPESWHPERWFEASDAMHLNWIPFGYGSRSCPGSNLAMTELKYMIGTTFRLFQVGPPENHAQEPLELRDVFVSAQKSGQCWLRFKEDA
- a CDS encoding Short chain dehydrogenase gsfE translates to MAKVALITGGNGITGSAIIEYLATQTTAEEWSQIVVTSRSRFQTTVSDPRIKFVALDFTKEPKSLADLMKDSCAAVTHAYFSSYVHKDDFAELNTANQALFENFLAALLQVAPKLENCTLQTGGKYYNVHLQAVASPAREEDPRIGRTEDNFYYSQEDFLAAKQAGQNWSWNVIRPEAIIGHTGKPNGMNSALTYALYFLVCRELGREAPMPTNQIYRNGADDCSDSGLIAHFSVWASTNPKCANEAFNVVNGDYFQWRYMWPRIASYLGATASSNPKFQKPIPQEGSVQQEFSLAEWAADKRPVWDGLCDRLGRPEAKATWDAGTWQYQDWVFHRAWSATIAFNKAREYGFTGYRNSYKSIVGAFDRFREAKQIPA
- a CDS encoding 2,4-dichlorophenol 6-monooxygenase, with protein sequence MEQIPILIIGAGPAGATLALLLGQLGIKTIFVSRHRGAANTPRAHIFNQRAMEVLRDAGLESRMKGVASPSRHMEHTSWSNTLSGGEYGRMLSWGNKPTERGRYDTASPCQMFDLPQSYMEPILVDEAVKAGAEVRFGHEFVSLEQNAEGVSVTLKDRNDDRRYQVNCQYLVGADGARSPVIEAVNIPCTGRTINDAFNVHIEADPSKYMVNRPGSLNWVLNTDAPDWSAAGNFRMVRPWTEWVVSMHPSTKDGKSFDPSPEQILRRLHQMIGNNTVPIKILSSFRWTINDLVANTWQKDRVLCIGDAVHRHPPINGLGSNTCISDAFNLAWKLAYVLKRYAAPSLLATLTTERKPVGDGVVRRANEGMEAHRNLWAVLGLTADARQQAMLKLERNDVEGTRARKELSKAFESTDDELQALGIQMNQVYLGSSATAVNEDDQPPDETGMNRLKEVIISTYPGYHLPHVWVCASGQSPRVSILDLCGRGQFALFTGRGGERWINAATQLSGQAGNPPIVAHKRVRTVEEEGVVLVRPDHFVAWRYPTSSAEAKTLLQRALDQVLAKVPR